From a single Pseudorasbora parva isolate DD20220531a chromosome 15, ASM2467924v1, whole genome shotgun sequence genomic region:
- the zgc:153157 gene encoding putative transmembrane protein INAFM2 — MRERDFMPNMERGKPATYTGDKKAKMAAKTNKKWVRLATVFAYVLSVSLAAIILAIYYSLIWKPTASVSGRSDVLGTAAVMPINTRNITTSDVPTINKMNNTPPVSLRSTQTPPYSQSTSPHGQPHWVDKGHEGLPNIPTTKTDQKGTFDSVHAYEKPGRFSTAEVSHESKTSILAAGASSEPPLAHGATSSTKQNIYGGSGFGAPENSASPTTDQASWTSYSASPDVSSLTEHGLELMEGSSPLQDELVTKDTENAAIGV; from the coding sequence ATGAGGGAGCGGGACTTTATGCCAAACATGGAACGGGGCAAACCGGCTACATACACGGGGGATAAAAAAGCTAAAATGGCTGCTAAAACCAATAAAAAGTGGGTGAGACTGGCTACTGTATTCGCATATGTTTTGTCAGTGTCTTTGGCTGCTATAATACTGGCAATTTATTACAGTTTGATATGGAAACCGACTGCCTCTGTGTCTGGACGGTCAGATGTGTTGGGGACGGCCGCAGTTATGCCTATAAACACACGTAATATCACAACAAGTGATGTACCAACAATTAACAAGATGAATAACACTCCACCGGTGAGCCTGAGATCAACACAGACTCCCCCCTACTCCCAATCCACATCTCCACATGGACAACCGCACTGGGTTGACAAAGGTCATGAAGGCCTTCCAAATATCCCCAcaacaaaaactgaccaaaaaggAACATTTGACTCGGTACACGCTTACGAAAAACCAGGACGTTTTAGTACAGCAGAAGTTAGCCATGAGTCGAAAACTAGTATTCTAGCAGCAGGTGCATCAAGTGAACCTcctttggcacatggagccacATCTTCTACTAAACAAAACATCTATGGCGGTTCTGGGTTCGGAGCCCCTGAGAATTCAGCCTCTCCCACAACTGACCAAGCATCTTGGACAAGCTACAGTGCAAGTCCTGACGTCTCATCTTTGACAGAACATGGTCTAGAATTAATGGAGGGTTCGTCACCGTTGCAAGATGAGTTGGTTACCAAGGACACAGAGAATGCAGCAATTGGAGTGTGA